The sequence tTGATATTAGTTTCAGCACTTGTCCACCGCctctaaatctctctctttgtctctgcctctctcacacacacacacacacagacacatacactttacatatacaggaGTATTTGCCGGGAATACTGGTGGTCATGTGAACCTCTGTTTCCCACAGGAGATGGAACGGATTGTCCTGTCAACACTTCGGTGGGACGTTGCTGCGGTAACCCCTCAGGACTTCATGCcacacttcctctcctcactcGGTGAGCAGCGGGATGGAGCGCCAGACTCAGGGGATTTTCTGTCCACACTGCGGCGCCATAGCGACACTCtggctgccatgtgtgtgtgtgattcacgtTTCCTGGGAAGCCCGCCCTCGCTGGTGGCTGCGGCTGCAGTGAACTCTGCCCTCAGAGGTCTGACCACGGAGGGTCCGGATCAATTGGCTTACATGGCCACAACACTAGCTGCACTTTGTCAGACTGACTTGGTGAGTAGCTTCTAGTAATTCTTACAAAGCATTGTAAAGGTATAGCCTAATTAATCACAGCTgtaacattttttatttaatgtatatatatatatataaaagtgtGCTGCATGGGCTGGGGGTCACAGATTAACCGAGCAGAAAGACAACAACAAGCAATGACGAGGGTGgagaacaagcattaattactTACCTCCCTTCTACATTACAGGCTGTGTTGCAATATTACAGTGATGTTATAGAAGGTGCTCTCCAAGAGCGCCTGCAAAATAGAGGTCGCCGGGGAGAGGCAGTGGGAAAAGATGAGGAGGTCGAGGACGAAAGAGCGGGCACCCCGACAGACCTGCGGGAGATCGATTTTTAATCCGGGAGAACTCAAGAAGCAGAACAATATGCGAATCAATCTCCATGTCCACACCCCTGTTGATCAGTGAAACTgatgtaaaatgtaaagaacGTTACATTTGGACTGCTTACCTGAATGTTGACCTGTCCTGATATGACTTTGTTATTTATGTGCTTATAATTTATTACATTTAGTTTTATTCGAGTGTTTTTCGGGTGCCATATTTATTGTTTCTGTTGCACTGCCTACCCATAATGTTGATTTACTTGTGTTTACGTTGTGATATTTAATTGTTTATCATTcttaatttattatttaaacatttatttattcgttGTCGTCTTTATATGagcaaatatatttattttattcttccaGGATAACAAAACGGTATTTGATGTTAAAGTATCTATTTTTCagaataaaatgttttataagAAAAGTATTCATTCTTTCTCTACGTGACGAAGAAGACGTGGAGGAGCTATACCGACCAGATCACAGGCTACAGCCCAAATATCATCAGAAACACCTGTAAAAGATTTTGATACCATCCAGCTGTTAGCTACCACACAAATCTGGGGTCAAGGAAGGAAGTAGGCTAGTTGGCTAGCATAGGCAAGCATACGGGTGTGCATTTAGTCCTGGATATTGATGCAATATACGTAATATAGTTAATCTGTCACCGTGAAGCAAGGATAAACTTCCTAAATGTCTCATCACATGAACCCCCTTCACCCAAGCTTTTattatgaaaacaaatgtaAGTAGCGTCGCTGTCTGAGAACGTCATAAGTAAGCGCAAGCAAGAGTTGTGTTGGAACCTCAGAGGTTGGAAGGTATCCGGTGAGGCAGAGGCATACATACAGTCTTTTTTATACTAACTTGCCTTATTGTATATTTGAAATCAGCATTCGTATAAATCCTACGGACCACATAACAGGATAATTACAAAGTAAGTAagcgtgattttttttttatgacgcACTTTCAACATGACCGCAGAGGTTCAAATTGCGACTCTGTAAATGTAATTTTGATAGTCACGGCTGAATTGCTCAATACCTGTAACGTTGACAGCTTCAATTTCTCATTGCCTTTAAAAAATGATACGTACATACAGGGAAAGAGggactctttctctgttttggctctatttcttttttatttatattattatatcctCGCTTTCCTCGGCGAATATTTGATCCATCATCGGTTTACTGTAACCTGTGCAGTCCACTATTTCCCGGTGGCTTGTTAGCAATGGCGTtcagaggcaaaaaaaaaaaagaagcagtgCCACCGTTCTGATATTAAATAGGTCCCCGAAGTCGTCTGGTAACTCATTCATTGTTCATCGTAGCCTAACCTACGTTGTTTGCCCAGCCGTTTTCATGTTTGCTTAACTTGACATAGTAAGTACCACTacaagacagaagaagagaggatgcTGCCACGGCTGCCAAATGAATAGCTatttaaaaactaaaaacagAGCAAGGCCCTTGAAGATTACAGTACTCACGAAACAGTattccattctctctttctctttctctctctctctttctctatctcgctctctctcgtgttTATGTAATGTGTTAGGTTCAGCAGGGTTTTGcacaaggttggaagaagcacagttcgacccttcttatcacctctggtctaaacatgctcttgtacatatgcagactaagtggcacctactaatctaagtcacacacacacacacacacacacacacacacacacacacacacagaaacacagaaaagcccatgattcatataaggaaTATAtgaatacaaggcacttgatgcatatattcttaagtaattaacagtgcttggaaatgatctccatcataATGTAAGCAATGGAATTCAATGGTGGTCCTGTTGGCTTTTGGTCGTCAAAGGACAATAAGCAGTATAGGCCTATCAttaataatttaaaaatgtttgttgttttaATATCATAATGCTTCTCATGTCTTTGTATCATCGCTCGTCTGTACTTAAGGAGGATGATGAATCCtcattggctgctgctgctgtcactcTCGTTGGAGGTGATGGCGGGACCCATTAAACCCAACCCTAATCAGCAGGAGGTCCCTCCCCCTAAGGAGGAGATACAAGATGAGAACGCGGTAAAAGGCTCTCTACTTTTTACCATGCTGTGTGCATTAATACACGGATGTCTTTGGAGTTTGACATGTGATGCGTGACCTACCTCTTCCTTCCTTTGAACAGGACACAGGGTTGTATTATGACCGGTATCTGAGGGAGGTCATTGAGGTGCTGGAGACAGATCCTCACTTTAGAGAGAAGCTGCAGACAGCCAACACTGAAGACATTAAAGTATGTGACCTCCCATCTCTATCTCCTCCATCTTGATTCTGGCACGTTTGATCATTCCTTTGTCTCATTTGATAAACTTTTTTGTcttgtgattttgtttgttacCTCTTCCTGACTCCTGgatcttttgtttctttttgattATGCCAGAGTGGACGTCTGAGTAAAGAACTGGACCTGGTTGGCCACCATGTCAGAACAAGGCTGGATGAACTGAAGAGACAGGAAGTGTCACGCCTAAGAATGCTGCTTAAAGCCAAAATGGACAGCACCAACACCCAGAGTatgtcctttctttctttctctctctctttccccctctctctctctctctctctctctctcgctctgtgtatAGGATTATGATTTTGTTAGGATCCCCATTAGCTGATGCAGAACATCAGCTACTCTTCCTGGGGGtccaaacaaaacataaaacatgacaACAGATAAGACCATTACACTGtttagatgtatgtgtgtgtgtgtagaagtagATGATTTAgatatgaattaatgaattctctccctgtttctgtcAGGTGTGCAAATGGATCACGTCTCACTTCTTAAACAGTTTGAACACTTGGACCCTCACAACCAGAATACGTTTGAGGCCAAAGACCTGGAGCTTCTCATTGCTACGGTATTTAAAGACGCCTGGCAGAAAACAGCTACTCATTTCATAGGAGAGAAACTTTTGTTGCTGAGTTAGTTGGTTGTAGTGCTTGCAATGTTATTCATATGCACTACTAAACATAAATGTGCAATGCAGATTGTGTTGTAAATCATTGTGGATGAACAGTTGTGCCCAATAGAGTTTCACATAATCAAGGGGAACCACAGACAGATGATGCTCCGCATCAATTGTCTTCCTGTCTGTTATTCACTTTCTGAATAAAAGCATCCTTTGCCATTGGAAAAACCTTGCCACAGCTTGTGGCAACCCCCTTCCTCCATCCCCAAACTCATTATCACTGTCCTTCTTTATTTGATATCAATGAACTCATGTCCACAGTTAACCAGGTTAATCTGTCTTGTTTTGTCAGATCTAACTttttttgttatatatatatatatatatatatatatatatatactgtgtgtgtgtgtgtgtgtgtgtgtgtgtgtgtgtgtgtgtgtgtgtgtgtgtgtgtgtgtgtgtgtgtgtgtgtgtgtgtgtgtgtgtatatatatatgaatatatacacacacacacacacacacacacacacacacacacacacagagagagagtaccagtcaaaagtttggacacaccttggacaagttttttttctttactttttattattttctacattgtagattaatactgaagacatttaaactacgaaaaaacacatatggaatgatgtactaaacaaaacaagtgttatctaccatgtagaaaataataaaagtaaagaaaaaaacttctcaaaaaatgagaaggtgtgtccaaacttttgactggtactgtatttattattattattagcaataaTAGAAATATAattgatttgaaatgaaatatgaaGTTCCAGGCCCTTAGCAAGGATATGTGTTGAatggttgtctgtgtctgtggcaggCCACCAAAGACCTGGAGAACTATGATGCGGAGCGGCACGAGGAGTTCAAACGCTACGAAATGCTGAAGGAACATGAGAGGAGGGAGTACCTGAAGGGCCTGGACCAGGAGAAGAGGGACACGGAGGAGAAGAGGTtggaggagctgaaggagaaacACCGGCAGCATCCCAAAGTGAATGCCCCggtatgagaaaaaaaaacttgtggcTTTCTGTTTTAGTGTGGTTTCTATTTTCTTCTGTTAATTTGTACGCCTCCTCATATTTGTCTTTGATCCCCCTCTTTCAGGGCAGTGTTGCTCAGTTACGTGAGGTGTGGGAGGAAACCGACGGTTTAGATCCACAGGAGTTTAACCCCAAAACCTTTTTCAAACTGCACGGTACGTTTCCTccttatccttctctctctctcacgcacacaaacacaaacactctctctctttctttctttctttctctttccttacTTCTCCCTTTGCACCCCTCCTACATCTCAGTGGCCTTCCATGGCACATTTCCACCTTGAGGTTGGATGAGTATCTGTTTCTATTCCTCCCTGAGCAGATACCAATGGAGATGGCCTGTTGGACGAGCAGGAGCTTGAGGCTCTCTTCACCAAAGAGGTAAGAGAGGATCCGGTCATCTCCAGCCCCAATGGTTTTCatattctccttctcttctaaGTGTCTGTATCATTATTACATATAGTATGAAATGAGtgttagttatttatttatatatattttataattatatcTGTGTATGATATCCTTCATAAtctttcttttattattttagttATGCAGCTTAGCTTACCCATCGTCTCTGTCTTTCAGCTGGAGAAGGTGTACGACCCAAAGAATGAAGAAGATGAcatgatggagatggaggaggagaggctgagaaTGAGGGAGCATgtcatgaaaaatgtaaagaacagtctctctcttctcctctctcccactcatacaaaacacacacacacacacacacacacacacacacacacacaccttttgccAGTCTTGAATCTGTGTTCTCAATCGTCTCGTGCTTTTTTCCATGCAGGTGGACCTCGATCATGACCGTGTTGTCAGCATGGATGAGTTTCTGAGGTCGACCGAGAAGAAAGAATTTAACAACGCCAAAGAATGGCAGGTGAGGAAGCGTTTCAGGATTGCCTCCGCCCATGGTTGATGGAGTGGCTGttgaaatccttttttttttgttttaaatctcctctcttctccccttctttcATGCCCCCCTCCTGCATTTATGCCAATCAGACCCTGGACGACACGAGGCCTGTGTACTCAGAGGAGGAACTTCAGCGCTTTGAGGTGGAGCTCCGTGATAAGGAAGCGGAGCTCGGCAGGAAGGCGGAGAGTCTGAGGCAGGAGCAGGATCTATTGCAGGAGAGGGGCAAAGCTCTGGAGGCCCAGAAGAGGGAGTACCAGCAGGTAGTCATGGAGCTGCGTCACAGCATCTCTCTCGCGTCCGCATATTCAGCCATGTCCAATTCCCAAATCAATATGATTTCACCTGACGACTGTGGACAATCTCCTTTGATCGAGGCATTATTAAGACTGAGGCTAAACAGGCTTCTGAGCACTACGTGACCTTCGTCTTCCAAGTTTACAGTTCACAGTTTACATGGCTGTATACAGAGGGTGCGTTTTTCCACATGTGCTTTGTTATCTTAACTTTTGTCCAAGAATTCTGTTCATTAATGTTTTACTCTAGCTAGTTTTCTTCTATAACATAGTTTAAAGGTATAGTATGTTGTTtttagtagaaatggaatatagtattcataattatgttttccttTAGTATATAATTACTtatagaatgagccctttgtatCTATATAGGGAGCGGCCCGTCTTCCATGGAGTCTGCCTTGTTGCACCGCcctgtttctacagtagcccagaaagGACAAACCACAACACCGGCTCGAGATAGGGCTTTCCGCATTGTTATGGCATTTGACAGCCACCGTAGGTACTCGCACATGCTTATAGTGAACGGTGTTCAGCAATTCAGCGCCCTTGCCACTAGATGCCACTGAAAACGACACGCTGTCCCTTTAAGTTCTACCAGCAGTAACCGACCAACACAGTAAAGGAGAtatgctgttgccatggagacttGTAAGGATACACTTTGCTTCTGGCATCCTCGTTATAGAGTTTGGACATCGTAAAAatggcagttgtgtgtgtgtgtgtgtgactgccacACTGTGTGTAACTCATAGAATGTTACAGAGTGAGCAGACATCAAGCAGAGTCTTGACGCTTCAACTAGGACGTGTCCTGCAGTCTTAAAACGTTATTGTTGTCCTGGTACAGGATTCATctaatgtttttcatttttcgtttttcatttttttgttttacaggcCGTTAAGGAAAtggcacagagacagaaacagcagcaggaaGTGAAGGAGCAGCCTCCTCCGTCGGGTCCTAATGGAGAGCTGCTGTTTCAGCAGGGGATAAACCAGCTCCAGCAGGATGAGCCAGGTGACCACTGACATGAAACCAGTATGgtgtgagggaggggagagCTCAGCTGGTGGAGCAAGGCTCTAAAGGCCACGGTCTACCACTTGAGCCTGTGACCTTGCTGTCGTGGACATAGGCCCTAACAACAGCAAGGTCACAGGCATGCTCGATTCCCAGGAAGCTGACATGCTGATAAAAATGTGTGTCTCGCCCGTTCTGAGTCGTTTTGGGCCAAGGGGGTCACCTGATGAATAAATAGACAGAATCAACTGTAAATAGCCAAtcgtttctgtctctttcttttggtGTGAGACTTTTGCTTACTTCACTTCAGAAACGTGCAGGCTGTGTTTTGAGCTAGTGTTTCTTTCCACTCGGAAGGCATGAGTTTATATATGTTCGCTGTTTTTTCAGTTGGGAAAGTCCCTGTTGAGAATGATGCCGAGATCCGGAGCAGTCTCCCAGCCGAGCCACCACAGAACCTCCCGCATCACACGTCTTAACGCCGGCCCCGTCAGAACCTGCTCCGCACTCCACATATCTCAACgagagagccccccccccccccccccgcacactgTCCTAACGCCCCATTTCTTCAGACTTCCTCTCCCCGACACTCATCCTCATATTTTGGCGGCTGCTGCTTTCCTGCAGAAGTCACACAATGTGCCAACAGGTTTCAGCTGTTCACGCTTGACGCTTCCTTAAGCACCCTATTCAAGTGAGGTCTTACATGCACTGGTTTTGGTAAGATGTTCGAATAGCCTCTCCTTCGTCATGCCTCAACACGGTGTCTTAAgagtttccacacacacataaaacaacacAGTGTCTTAAgagtttccacacacacataaaacaactTACCGGCAGTAGGCATCAAGTCATAATCCCACAGTAGTGTGCATGTGgttagtgccccccccccccccccccccccccgttagCATAGGCTACTTAAGCCCTGTGTTCTGCATGTATGCACTGCCTGCACATTCCCGAAAAAGGCATTTGTTGGCAAACGGCATCTCTCTATGGAATGCTGTTCTGCTATCTGGATTAAGTGAGCAGAATGCTGCTTTGTTTTTAGACATGCCTTGAGGTTTCTTTTTGCCAATTTTAAATTGTGGTTAGCTTTTGTGAATGTACCgtaaaggcatttttttttttaataagtcataagctgtgtgagtgtgtggaggttgAATTGATACTTTTAGTGAAGTGACTTCCGTGTGCTTTTTAGTTGTGTGCCTGTTTCGTTTTGTAGTGAATCGTGCCTGTCATGCAAGTCATCAAACTAATGTAAACTTCTGGAACCAATTGGAAGTGGGTGGAGGAACACAAGGGACATGCCACAGCCAAGTCAGACAACCAGATTCCTTCAGAAATTGCATTTGTCGAtagaacaaaataaatcaattatcTAGATTGTCTAGAATTGATTTGTCTAAGAAAATCATATGGTCTGTTGATAGGGAAACGGTTGACTTTGGTAAGCCATTATTGTACAGGTGAGGGTCAGACATCATCTGACTCTGACTACGTTTTTACCAGTGCATGGGAGGTATTGGCTCGTTACTCTTCTTATTGGCCACCTGATGGAATGCTTCCTGTGGGATTTGAAATTCTGTGAACGTGTGTGAACCTGAAGCGCTGGATCCAAGCTTAGTGGTTCCTTGTGAGAAATCTGCACGTTTTGGTTGCCAGTGAGAAACGCTATCCATCTGAAGCCCACCCAGTCAGATTTAAACCTGACATTATTCAGCCTATCAGTCCTTTGTCCAGATGGTTTCATTAGTTGTGTTTCATCAGTagtgtttccccccccccccccccccctgaactGTTTCTTTGCCtgagtttttttaatttttaattttattttataaatcaTGCATCCATGCGAAAAGTAAACTGTGAAATGGCAATGAATGGCATTAAGGTAGGCACAAGACAAATGCCATTTTCAACAACAAACATCCAGATATCCGGCAAGTGGTAGCAATGTTTTTCCTAAAGTGGagagttcatgtctgtgtggtttATTTGTAAAGTATAATAAAGACTTCGAACAGGATACaatgtggtctggtgtggtacTTATGACCTTCAAGGTGAAAGTGTAGGCGGTCTGCTTGTGTTCAGGAATATCATACTGCCTgctttgactgtgtgtatgtgtacacacatgttcacatatgcacacatattcacatacctCTCTTCACCATTGCATAATGACCCTTGACCCCCTGCTCAAAGGGTGGACATTTGGAATGTTCTGGTCTTGATTCCTTGTGTCGTGtgagcacatatgcacacatcacTTTCTGTATTCCTCACATGTGGTGCATTTCAAATCATTGACTTTTCTGTCAAAGCGATCATTTCGAGCAAGCGAGTTTTCTGTTCTCTTTGTGCTAACATTGGGCCATCTGTGCCGTATCGGGAGCCCTTTGCTTATACGATGCGCATTCCTACCGCACATTCCATTGCACTTGATTGACACATTCTCTCTGACCCTCAGAAACCCCTGTGGCTCCACCTCTCAGGGTGGCAGCCCAGCTGTCACCTGCCAATCACTGACTAGTGAtgctgacactgtgtgtgtgtgtgtgtgtgtgtgtctgcatgtgtgtacatgtaccaTGTTCTTATGGTAAGTTTTCAGCTGCATTTTCAAGTGGCTAATTCAAATGAATACGACCAATAATTTAGTATGAATGGCCTGCATTTCACCTGTGTCACATGTTTCCTTTAATAGTGAGGATGCTACCTATTTGAAACCACCTCCATTATGAAGAAGGACCAGCCCAGGCTCTGTTTGGGAGGAAATATGG is a genomic window of Clupea harengus chromosome 1, Ch_v2.0.2, whole genome shotgun sequence containing:
- the ccndx gene encoding cyclin Dx, with the translated sequence MSVSLWCMEEEQEEGQDQGFLRAQWDPHASGQRVIQRLLQAETRYLPSPLYTALIQRDPQRREELTKWALEVCCECGCDEAVFPLTVSLLDRFLSASLTLSVSPFCLTAACVLLASKLTESDTVTADALCASVEYDFMPYHLREMERIVLSTLRWDVAAVTPQDFMPHFLSSLGEQRDGAPDSGDFLSTLRRHSDTLAAMCVCDSRFLGSPPSLVAAAAVNSALRGLTTEGPDQLAYMATTLAALCQTDLAVLQYYSDVIEGALQERLQNRGRRGEAVGKDEEVEDERAGTPTDLREIDF
- the nucb1 gene encoding nucleobindin-1, with the translated sequence MMNPHWLLLLSLSLEVMAGPIKPNPNQQEVPPPKEEIQDENADTGLYYDRYLREVIEVLETDPHFREKLQTANTEDIKSGRLSKELDLVGHHVRTRLDELKRQEVSRLRMLLKAKMDSTNTQSVQMDHVSLLKQFEHLDPHNQNTFEAKDLELLIATATKDLENYDAERHEEFKRYEMLKEHERREYLKGLDQEKRDTEEKRLEELKEKHRQHPKVNAPGSVAQLREVWEETDGLDPQEFNPKTFFKLHDTNGDGLLDEQELEALFTKELEKVYDPKNEEDDMMEMEEERLRMREHVMKNVDLDHDRVVSMDEFLRSTEKKEFNNAKEWQTLDDTRPVYSEEELQRFEVELRDKEAELGRKAESLRQEQDLLQERGKALEAQKREYQQAVKEMAQRQKQQQEVKEQPPPSGPNGELLFQQGINQLQQDEPVGKVPVENDAEIRSSLPAEPPQNLPHHTS